In one Erythrobacteraceae bacterium WH01K genomic region, the following are encoded:
- a CDS encoding cyclopropane-fatty-acyl-phospholipid synthase: protein MSLTKGARRFTKQPGLLARLAAPLLGRMLDRIDAGLVKGTIHGTLPDGSKRTLGGHAPGFECVFELRSWNALVRIASNGSVGLYQAWEAGEWWSPDPVPLFAMFVENAGTLGNTARAKGPFRRALRAAHLLNRNTHEGAQKNISAHYDLGNDFYAAWLDETMAYSSALFPPGEKGLSPAQHAKWQALENRIDGAKTVLEIGCGWGGLAGRMHRARTDVTAISLSARQLEWAVRHHPGPDYRMQDYRDVEGPFDAIVSVEMVEALGREYWPTFMASVAANLKDGGRAAIQYISFRDDLFEEYAASADFIQAYIFPGGLLIKTSEFRRLAREHGLEWKDQVDFGLDYAETLRFWRRNFDAAVDAGMLPEGFDRRFVDLWRYYLMYCEGGFRGGGIDVHQVTLVKN, encoded by the coding sequence TTGTCCCTGACAAAGGGTGCCCGGCGTTTCACCAAGCAGCCCGGCTTGCTCGCCCGTCTCGCCGCACCGCTGCTCGGCAGGATGCTCGACCGGATCGACGCAGGGCTGGTGAAGGGCACGATCCACGGAACCCTGCCCGACGGTTCGAAGCGCACGCTGGGCGGTCATGCGCCCGGCTTCGAATGCGTGTTCGAACTCAGGAGCTGGAATGCCCTGGTGCGTATCGCCAGCAACGGATCCGTCGGCCTCTACCAGGCATGGGAGGCGGGCGAATGGTGGAGCCCCGATCCCGTGCCGCTGTTTGCGATGTTCGTGGAAAATGCGGGCACACTGGGCAACACGGCGAGGGCAAAGGGGCCGTTCCGCCGCGCCTTGCGGGCCGCGCACCTGCTCAATCGCAACACGCATGAGGGCGCGCAGAAGAACATCTCTGCACATTACGACCTCGGCAACGATTTCTACGCTGCGTGGCTGGACGAGACGATGGCGTATTCCAGCGCCCTGTTCCCGCCGGGCGAGAAAGGCCTGAGCCCGGCCCAGCATGCCAAGTGGCAGGCGCTGGAAAACCGGATCGACGGGGCGAAGACGGTTCTCGAGATCGGCTGCGGCTGGGGCGGGCTGGCGGGCCGGATGCACCGCGCCAGGACAGATGTGACAGCCATCAGCCTGTCGGCCCGGCAGCTGGAATGGGCGGTCCGCCATCATCCCGGACCGGACTACCGGATGCAGGACTACCGCGACGTGGAAGGGCCGTTCGATGCCATCGTCAGCGTCGAGATGGTCGAGGCGCTGGGCCGCGAATACTGGCCGACCTTCATGGCGAGCGTCGCCGCCAATCTGAAGGATGGCGGCCGCGCCGCGATCCAGTACATATCCTTCCGCGACGACCTGTTCGAGGAGTACGCCGCCAGCGCGGATTTCATCCAGGCCTACATCTTCCCCGGCGGACTGCTGATCAAGACGTCCGAGTTCCGCCGACTGGCGCGCGAACACGGGCTCGAATGGAAGGATCAGGTCGATTTCGGCCTCGACTATGCCGAGACCCTGCGGTTCTGGCGGCGCAATTTCGATGCGGCGGTTGATGCAGGTATGCTGCCGGAAGGGTTCGACCGCCGGTTCGTCGATCTCTGGCGGTATTACCTGATGTATTGCGAAGGCGGTTTCCGGGGGGGCGGTATCGACGTGCACCAGGTCACACTGGTGAAGAATTGA
- a CDS encoding PilZ domain-containing protein: protein MLHTPDSYEIASQEDRCAPRTKITLPGKLRASGSRAFQTVVHDLSISGFSAAAVNRMYEGQVCWLTLPGLESRMAKVVWWDSSIVGCAFTDLLSPIVHDDLMARHGHQSMFRTD, encoded by the coding sequence ATGCTGCATACGCCAGACAGCTACGAAATCGCGTCGCAGGAAGATCGCTGCGCCCCGCGCACGAAGATCACGCTTCCCGGCAAGCTGCGGGCAAGCGGCAGCCGCGCCTTCCAGACAGTGGTCCACGACCTGTCGATCAGCGGCTTCAGCGCTGCGGCAGTCAACCGCATGTATGAAGGCCAGGTCTGCTGGCTGACCCTGCCCGGCCTGGAATCCCGCATGGCGAAGGTAGTCTGGTGGGACAGTTCCATCGTCGGTTGCGCCTTCACCGATCTGCTCAGCCCGATCGTGCATGACGACCTCATGGCCCGCCACGGCCACCAGTCGATGTTCCGCACCGACTGA
- a CDS encoding deoxyribodipyrimidine photo-lyase yields MTSPQIVWLRRDLRMKDQPALHAAAQQGPVIPVYILDDERAGDRKLGGAHRWWLHHSLEDLAKSYGRRNAQVVLRRGDSVSVLQGIAQETNAGAIHANRHYEPWHREAEEDLHDALKDSECELVLHDGNYLMPPGTATTGSGDPYKIYTPFSKAMLDLFPPRDELPEPDTISQPSDMPESDDLSEWNLLATKPDWAGGFRDHWSVGEDAAHERLDWWAGEVGTYDEGRNLPSKDETSQMSPHLHWGEISPVTIWHALNDKRSGGWKTYEKELIWRDYAQNVIMQFPDYPKESYRDYDEQVLWRNPNRGHIIQEELEAWQQGRTGYPIVDAGMRQLWHIGWMHNRVRMIAASFLIKHLLIDWRQGERWFWDTLVDGDYASNGTNWQWVSGTGVDSNMFPRIMAPLSQSEKFDAAGYIREWVPELADLSDEDIHDPADDKRGDYPVKIIGHKEARERALEAYRDSKD; encoded by the coding sequence ATGACTTCACCACAGATCGTCTGGCTGCGACGCGACCTGCGCATGAAAGACCAGCCCGCGCTTCATGCTGCGGCGCAGCAGGGGCCGGTCATCCCGGTCTACATCCTCGACGACGAGCGCGCCGGCGATCGAAAGCTGGGTGGCGCGCATCGCTGGTGGTTGCATCATTCGCTGGAGGATCTCGCGAAAAGCTATGGCCGCCGCAATGCGCAGGTCGTGCTGCGGCGGGGCGACAGCGTCTCCGTGCTGCAGGGCATTGCGCAGGAAACGAACGCTGGCGCGATTCATGCCAATCGCCACTACGAACCCTGGCATCGCGAGGCCGAGGAAGACCTTCACGACGCATTGAAGGACAGCGAGTGCGAGCTCGTGCTGCATGACGGCAATTACCTGATGCCGCCCGGCACCGCGACCACCGGCAGCGGCGATCCCTACAAGATCTACACGCCGTTCTCGAAGGCGATGCTCGATCTCTTCCCTCCACGCGACGAATTGCCCGAGCCCGACACGATCTCGCAGCCGTCCGACATGCCGGAAAGCGACGACCTGTCGGAATGGAACCTGCTGGCGACGAAGCCCGACTGGGCCGGCGGCTTCCGCGATCACTGGTCGGTAGGCGAGGACGCGGCGCATGAGCGGCTGGACTGGTGGGCTGGTGAGGTCGGCACGTACGACGAAGGCCGCAACCTGCCTTCGAAAGACGAGACGTCGCAGATGTCGCCGCACCTTCACTGGGGCGAAATCTCGCCTGTCACCATCTGGCACGCGCTGAACGACAAGCGCAGCGGCGGCTGGAAGACCTACGAGAAGGAGCTGATCTGGCGCGATTACGCGCAGAACGTGATTATGCAATTCCCGGACTATCCGAAGGAAAGCTACCGCGATTACGACGAGCAGGTCCTGTGGCGGAACCCCAATCGCGGTCACATCATCCAGGAAGAACTCGAAGCATGGCAGCAGGGCCGAACGGGCTATCCGATCGTCGACGCCGGGATGCGCCAGCTGTGGCATATCGGCTGGATGCACAACCGCGTGCGGATGATCGCGGCCAGCTTCCTCATCAAGCACCTGCTCATCGACTGGCGGCAAGGCGAACGCTGGTTCTGGGATACGCTGGTAGACGGCGACTACGCGTCGAACGGCACCAACTGGCAGTGGGTCAGCGGCACGGGCGTCGACAGCAACATGTTCCCGCGCATCATGGCGCCGCTCAGCCAGTCGGAGAAGTTCGATGCCGCCGGCTATATCCGCGAATGGGTGCCGGAACTGGCCGACCTGTCCGATGAGGACATCCACGATCCGGCAGATGACAAGCGCGGCGATTATCCGGTGAAGATCATCGGTCACAAGGAAGCGCGCGAGCGGGCGCTGGAAGCCTACCGCGACAGCAAGGACTGA
- a CDS encoding metal-dependent hydrolase, with amino-acid sequence MDNLTHSLVGALIGQAGLKRKTGLAMPALIIGANLPDIDAACFFWLEGQEHLGFRRGITHGPPALVLLPLVLAGLLWGFDRWQAKRGKRPEGRLPVSFKWLYLLSFIGCLTHPALDWLNVYGIRLLEPFSSRWFYGDTLFIIDVWLWALMGVATWWSLRREKRGCEWRRPAHIALTAAGLYILANGLITRDAERSVVKPPLSEEMVIASPPPVAFWKRDVIAGSFGLWRQSGYSLHGGMTRPAVIGAPCLNFPGEPEDDRLYREYRAFLFWSRSPFAERAPDGSILIRDARFYDPRARDRFTVALPDVKCEEPPAL; translated from the coding sequence ATGGATAATCTGACCCACTCCCTCGTCGGCGCACTGATCGGGCAGGCGGGGCTGAAGCGGAAGACCGGGCTGGCCATGCCCGCGCTGATCATCGGGGCGAACCTGCCCGATATAGACGCAGCGTGCTTTTTCTGGCTGGAAGGGCAGGAGCATCTCGGCTTTCGGCGCGGGATCACGCACGGGCCGCCTGCGCTGGTGCTGTTGCCGCTGGTGCTGGCAGGGCTGCTGTGGGGCTTCGACCGATGGCAGGCGAAACGCGGGAAGCGGCCCGAGGGACGCCTGCCGGTAAGCTTCAAATGGCTTTATCTACTGAGCTTCATCGGCTGCCTGACCCACCCCGCGCTCGACTGGCTCAACGTCTACGGCATTCGCCTGCTGGAGCCGTTTTCCAGCCGCTGGTTCTACGGCGACACGCTGTTCATCATCGACGTGTGGCTTTGGGCGCTGATGGGGGTTGCGACATGGTGGTCGCTGCGGCGCGAGAAAAGGGGCTGTGAGTGGCGGCGCCCCGCGCATATCGCGCTGACCGCTGCCGGGCTGTATATCCTCGCCAACGGCCTCATCACGCGTGACGCCGAACGCTCCGTAGTCAAACCGCCATTGAGCGAAGAAATGGTCATTGCCAGCCCTCCGCCCGTCGCGTTCTGGAAACGCGATGTGATTGCAGGTTCTTTCGGACTCTGGCGGCAATCCGGATATTCGCTCCATGGCGGAATGACGCGCCCGGCCGTTATCGGCGCCCCGTGCCTGAATTTCCCGGGGGAGCCGGAGGACGACCGCCTTTACCGCGAGTACCGCGCTTTCCTTTTCTGGTCTCGCTCACCGTTTGCCGAACGTGCTCCGGACGGTTCGATCCTCATCCGCGATGCCCGCTTCTACGATCCGCGTGCCCGGGACCGCTTCACGGTCGCGTTGCCGGATGTGAAGTGCGAGGAACCACCGGCGCTTTAA
- a CDS encoding 2-oxoacid:ferredoxin oxidoreductase subunit beta: MNAPAKIETTLKDWETDQEVRWCPGCGDYAILKAVQRTLPQLGADPSNTVFISGIGCSSRFPYYMETYGFHTIHGRAPALATGVKLANPDLDIWLVTGDGDGLSIGGNHMLHVLRRNVNMQIMLFNNEIYGLTKGQASPTSRVGTKSPSSPIGSVDYPANPCAFALGAGARFVARGFDVSKKLPEVLTAAHAHQGAAFIEIFQNCIVYNKDVFDDFAAPKGAEDRQLWLEDGEPMLFGSEKSGGVKGLAFDAESLAFKVVDVVDDDWQSAGVRVHDVKNRVMAHLLSELEFGEFPMPMGVLYDDPAPTFESAVAAEREQASAGKEANLAKLLGTGQTWTVDGTAQDPV; encoded by the coding sequence ATGAACGCTCCTGCAAAAATCGAAACCACGCTCAAGGACTGGGAAACCGATCAGGAGGTGCGCTGGTGCCCCGGGTGCGGGGACTACGCAATCCTGAAGGCGGTGCAGCGCACGTTGCCGCAGCTGGGAGCGGACCCGTCGAACACGGTGTTCATCTCCGGCATCGGCTGCTCCAGCCGCTTCCCCTATTACATGGAAACCTACGGCTTCCACACGATCCACGGCCGCGCGCCTGCGCTGGCTACCGGTGTGAAGCTGGCCAATCCCGATCTCGACATCTGGCTGGTGACCGGCGACGGGGACGGCCTCAGCATCGGCGGCAATCACATGCTTCACGTGCTGCGGCGTAACGTGAACATGCAGATCATGCTGTTCAACAACGAGATCTACGGCCTGACCAAGGGGCAGGCCTCGCCCACCAGTCGGGTCGGCACGAAGAGCCCGTCGAGTCCCATCGGTAGCGTCGATTACCCGGCCAATCCCTGTGCCTTCGCACTGGGTGCAGGTGCGCGCTTCGTGGCGCGCGGCTTCGACGTGTCGAAGAAGCTGCCTGAAGTTCTCACCGCCGCCCACGCGCACCAGGGCGCGGCCTTCATCGAGATCTTCCAGAACTGCATTGTCTATAACAAAGACGTGTTCGACGATTTCGCCGCGCCCAAGGGTGCGGAGGACCGCCAGCTTTGGCTCGAAGACGGCGAGCCCATGTTGTTCGGCAGCGAGAAGTCCGGCGGCGTGAAGGGCCTTGCCTTCGATGCGGAGAGCCTCGCGTTCAAGGTCGTCGATGTTGTTGATGACGACTGGCAGTCCGCCGGGGTGCGCGTCCATGACGTGAAGAACCGTGTCATGGCGCACCTTTTGTCGGAACTGGAATTCGGCGAGTTTCCCATGCCGATGGGCGTTCTCTACGACGATCCGGCCCCGACCTTCGAAAGCGCGGTCGCGGCGGAGCGCGAGCAAGCAAGCGCGGGCAAGGAAGCGAACCTCGCCAAGCTGCTCGGCACCGGGCAGACCTGGACAGTGGACGGCACGGCGCAGGACCCGGTGTAA
- a CDS encoding SDR family NAD(P)-dependent oxidoreductase, protein MSQDTENPGKLAVVTGASRGIGAAIAKALAAQGVHVILTARDVKALENVEDAIHAAGGSSTIAPVDLTEPDGVARLAAAIRGRWDALDYLVISGAYLPHLTPVTQIDAKQFGQAMTVNVMATQALLANFDAMLKRSKDAVVVGLTSSVGDSPRAYWSAYGASKAAFDNILSSYAQEVEKIGHIRVAIIDPGATRTAMREKAYPGEDPSTVKPPEAVADRIIALLGEDFATGHRERVNSA, encoded by the coding sequence ATGTCACAGGATACGGAAAACCCCGGCAAGCTGGCCGTCGTCACGGGCGCATCGCGCGGCATCGGCGCGGCCATTGCGAAAGCGCTGGCGGCCCAAGGCGTTCACGTCATCCTGACCGCCCGCGACGTCAAGGCGCTCGAAAATGTCGAGGATGCGATTCATGCCGCCGGTGGAAGCTCCACCATCGCACCTGTCGACCTGACCGAACCCGATGGCGTCGCCCGCCTCGCTGCAGCTATTCGCGGCCGGTGGGACGCTCTCGACTACCTCGTTATTTCAGGTGCTTACCTGCCTCATCTGACGCCGGTTACGCAGATCGACGCCAAGCAGTTCGGCCAGGCCATGACTGTCAATGTCATGGCGACGCAGGCCTTGCTGGCGAATTTCGACGCCATGCTGAAACGTTCGAAGGACGCCGTGGTGGTCGGCCTGACCAGCAGCGTCGGCGACAGTCCCCGTGCCTACTGGAGCGCTTATGGCGCCAGCAAGGCCGCGTTCGACAACATCCTGAGCTCCTACGCGCAGGAAGTTGAAAAGATTGGACATATCCGCGTCGCCATCATCGATCCGGGCGCAACCCGCACGGCGATGCGGGAGAAAGCCTATCCCGGGGAAGACCCGTCGACGGTGAAGCCGCCGGAAGCCGTCGCGGACAGGATCATCGCCTTGCTGGGTGAGGATTTCGCCACAGGCCACCGCGAGAGGGTTAATTCCGCTTAG
- the purF gene encoding amidophosphoribosyltransferase, whose product MKISHPFYDEHGDKLREECGVFGAINATDASAATALGLHALQHRGQEAVGIVSFDGTTFTARRGLGHVAENFSAPEAIAELPGSMAAGHVRYSTTGSGGLRNVQPLYADLASGGFAVAHNGNISNAGTLRAELVQKGAIFQSTSDTEVIIHLVATSRYPTLRDRLVDALRLVEGAYALIVMTPQGMIACRDPLGIRPLQMGRMGDAVVFASETVAFDVVGAEFERQVEPGEMIEVDFDGNVTSFRPFGENRSRPCIFEHVYFSRPDSIFDGRSVYEARKAIGAQLAIENPCEADLVVPVPDSGVPAAIGYAQQSGLPFELGIIRSHYVGRTFIQPSDTARHSGVKRKHNANRGLVEGKRIVLIDDSIVRGTTSLKIVEMMRDAGAKEIHFRVASPPTAHSCYYGVDTPERSKLLAAQMDVAPMRDFIKADSLAFISIDGLYKAVGQEPRNTGCPQFCDACFTGDYPTPLTDLAGKSDDSAQLPFPVNKVA is encoded by the coding sequence ATGAAAATCTCACATCCCTTTTACGACGAGCACGGCGACAAGCTGCGCGAGGAATGCGGCGTGTTCGGCGCGATCAACGCGACGGACGCCTCTGCCGCCACGGCGCTGGGCCTTCACGCCCTCCAGCACCGCGGGCAGGAGGCGGTCGGCATCGTCAGTTTCGACGGCACGACCTTCACCGCGCGCCGCGGTCTGGGCCATGTGGCGGAAAACTTCTCCGCGCCCGAAGCGATTGCAGAACTGCCCGGGTCGATGGCCGCCGGTCACGTGCGGTATTCGACGACGGGTTCGGGCGGCCTGCGCAATGTGCAGCCGCTCTACGCCGATCTCGCCAGCGGCGGGTTCGCGGTGGCCCATAACGGCAATATCTCCAATGCCGGAACGCTGCGCGCCGAACTGGTCCAGAAGGGCGCGATTTTCCAGTCCACCTCCGACACCGAAGTCATCATCCACCTGGTCGCGACCAGCCGCTATCCCACCCTGCGCGATCGCCTGGTCGATGCCTTGCGGCTGGTCGAAGGCGCCTATGCGCTGATCGTCATGACGCCGCAGGGCATGATCGCCTGCCGCGACCCGCTCGGCATCCGGCCCCTTCAGATGGGGCGCATGGGCGATGCCGTGGTGTTCGCCTCCGAAACGGTGGCTTTCGATGTCGTAGGCGCGGAATTCGAGCGGCAGGTCGAACCGGGCGAGATGATCGAGGTCGATTTCGACGGCAATGTCACCAGCTTCCGTCCGTTCGGAGAGAACCGCTCGCGGCCCTGCATCTTCGAACATGTCTATTTCAGCCGTCCCGATTCGATCTTCGACGGGCGCAGCGTCTACGAGGCGCGCAAGGCCATCGGCGCCCAGCTCGCCATCGAGAACCCGTGCGAGGCCGACCTCGTCGTGCCCGTGCCCGACAGCGGTGTTCCGGCCGCCATCGGCTACGCTCAGCAATCGGGCCTGCCATTCGAACTGGGCATCATCCGCAGCCATTATGTCGGCCGCACCTTCATCCAGCCTTCCGACACCGCCCGGCATTCCGGGGTGAAACGCAAGCACAATGCCAATCGCGGCCTCGTGGAAGGCAAGCGGATCGTGCTGATCGACGATTCCATCGTGCGCGGCACGACCAGCCTGAAGATCGTCGAGATGATGCGCGATGCCGGTGCGAAGGAGATCCATTTCCGCGTCGCCAGCCCGCCCACGGCCCATAGCTGCTATTATGGCGTCGATACGCCCGAACGCTCCAAATTGCTGGCAGCGCAGATGGACGTCGCGCCGATGCGCGACTTCATCAAGGCGGACAGCCTCGCCTTCATTTCGATCGACGGTCTCTACAAAGCTGTCGGTCAGGAACCGCGCAATACCGGCTGTCCGCAATTCTGCGACGCCTGCTTCACCGGCGACTATCCCACGCCGCTGACGGATCTTGCCGGAAAATCGGACGATTCCGCGCAGCTCCCCTTCCCCGTCAACAAGGTCGCCTGA
- a CDS encoding lipoprotein-releasing ABC transporter permease subunit has protein sequence MFLSQFERTIARRYLLPGKGEAFIALVAGISVGVVMLSVAMLVIVMSVMNGFRAELLDKIVGLNGHAIVQAYGGRLDNWEDVLEEIRETPGVTSASPLIEQPLLVTYEGRVEAALVRGNTQEDIAALGEKTVIGDMGRVQPDAGTVAIGARMAENIGARVGDTVTIINPQGRSTPFGTVPRQVGYEVGAIFEVGLYDYDQSFIVMPIPDAQTLLLTGETIGMIEVTTEDADRVGEIMAPVEQSLRGRAIVSDWKTINSTIFEALQVERVAMFFALSFMVLVAAFNILSSLVMLVRAKTRDIAIMRTMGATRKSLLKIFVTTGFTIGAIGTVAGLVLGFLVLFFRQPIVKVIEVVTGQNLWDPSIRFLTTLPAKTDPWEIVGIVTLALVLSFLATLYPALKASSTDPVQVLRYE, from the coding sequence TTGTTTCTGAGCCAATTCGAAAGAACGATTGCGCGGCGTTACCTCCTCCCCGGCAAGGGTGAGGCGTTTATTGCGCTGGTGGCCGGCATCAGCGTCGGCGTGGTCATGCTGTCGGTCGCGATGCTGGTGATCGTGATGAGCGTGATGAACGGCTTCCGGGCGGAACTGCTCGACAAGATCGTCGGGCTGAACGGCCACGCCATCGTGCAGGCCTATGGCGGGCGGCTCGACAACTGGGAAGACGTGCTGGAGGAAATCCGCGAGACCCCCGGCGTGACGAGCGCATCGCCCCTGATCGAGCAGCCCCTGCTTGTCACCTATGAAGGCCGGGTGGAGGCTGCGCTGGTGCGCGGCAACACGCAGGAAGACATTGCAGCGCTGGGCGAGAAGACGGTTATCGGCGACATGGGCCGCGTGCAGCCCGATGCCGGCACGGTCGCCATCGGTGCGCGCATGGCGGAAAATATTGGCGCGCGGGTCGGCGACACGGTGACCATCATCAACCCACAGGGCCGCTCCACCCCGTTCGGGACCGTGCCGCGGCAGGTCGGATACGAGGTCGGCGCGATCTTCGAAGTGGGTCTGTATGACTACGACCAGTCGTTCATCGTGATGCCGATCCCCGATGCGCAGACCCTGCTGCTGACGGGCGAGACGATCGGCATGATCGAGGTGACGACGGAAGACGCGGACCGCGTCGGCGAGATCATGGCGCCGGTCGAGCAAAGCCTGCGCGGCCGCGCGATCGTGTCGGACTGGAAGACCATCAATTCAACGATCTTCGAGGCGTTGCAGGTGGAGCGTGTGGCCATGTTCTTCGCGCTCAGCTTCATGGTGCTGGTGGCGGCGTTCAACATCCTGTCTAGCCTTGTCATGCTGGTGCGCGCGAAAACCCGCGACATCGCGATCATGCGCACGATGGGCGCGACCCGGAAGAGCCTGCTGAAGATCTTCGTCACGACCGGTTTCACCATCGGGGCCATCGGGACGGTGGCGGGCCTTGTCCTGGGCTTCCTGGTGCTGTTCTTCCGCCAGCCGATCGTGAAGGTGATCGAGGTGGTGACGGGGCAGAACCTGTGGGACCCGTCCATCCGGTTCCTGACGACCCTGCCGGCAAAGACCGATCCGTGGGAAATCGTGGG
- a CDS encoding serine hydrolase produces MRTFAGLSVLAALALSGCAAAYTQPETVGAAPAATAPAAQVEEGPVTFSMPEGGIDLEGAAVLAWDDATRAANFRRMEDFFPGYEIAPAGNPRVLPEGAALPANTAAAIDAYMARGDIAGVMVLQDGKVRYEKYGMGFAPDERWTSFSVAKSLTSTLLGAAVKDGHVASMDDAVSKYIPELVGSAYDDITVEQLATMTSGVKWNESYTDPESDVARMFDTQPGPGEDQVVEYMKTLPREAPAGKKWVYKTGETNLIGVLVENATGMKLAEYAKDNLVDPAGLEGSLFWQIDLSGRNIGGCCLSMRLADYARIGQFALEGGDGVVPDGWFEAAGGAQVDFGEAMGMPGFGYGYQWWTYPGGNFGAQGIFGQSVTIMPSQDLVVAILSNWPKASDRAQSMERLGLLAAIAAGAGTAD; encoded by the coding sequence ATGAGGACATTTGCAGGCTTGAGCGTATTGGCAGCGCTGGCCCTTTCGGGCTGCGCCGCGGCCTACACCCAGCCGGAAACGGTCGGGGCTGCTCCGGCGGCAACGGCTCCGGCGGCGCAAGTGGAGGAAGGGCCGGTCACCTTCTCCATGCCCGAGGGGGGGATCGACCTGGAAGGCGCAGCAGTGCTGGCGTGGGACGACGCAACCCGTGCTGCAAATTTCCGCCGAATGGAAGATTTCTTCCCCGGCTATGAAATCGCCCCCGCAGGCAATCCCCGCGTACTACCCGAAGGTGCAGCGCTGCCCGCGAATACCGCCGCCGCCATCGACGCCTACATGGCACGCGGCGACATCGCCGGGGTCATGGTCCTGCAGGACGGCAAGGTCCGGTACGAGAAATACGGCATGGGTTTCGCACCGGACGAGCGCTGGACCAGCTTTTCCGTTGCGAAAAGCCTGACATCGACCCTGCTGGGTGCGGCGGTGAAGGACGGGCATGTCGCGTCTATGGATGATGCGGTTTCCAAATATATTCCGGAACTTGTCGGCAGCGCTTACGACGATATCACGGTCGAGCAGCTGGCGACGATGACGTCGGGCGTGAAGTGGAACGAGAGCTACACCGATCCCGAAAGCGACGTCGCACGGATGTTCGACACCCAGCCCGGTCCCGGCGAAGACCAGGTCGTCGAATATATGAAAACCCTCCCGCGGGAAGCGCCGGCTGGGAAGAAATGGGTCTACAAGACCGGCGAGACGAACCTGATCGGCGTCCTGGTGGAGAACGCGACCGGCATGAAGCTGGCCGAATATGCCAAGGATAACCTTGTCGATCCCGCAGGCCTGGAAGGGTCGCTGTTCTGGCAGATCGACCTGTCGGGCCGGAATATCGGGGGCTGCTGCCTGTCCATGCGGCTCGCCGACTATGCGCGGATCGGGCAGTTCGCGCTCGAAGGCGGTGATGGGGTCGTGCCCGATGGCTGGTTCGAGGCTGCCGGCGGCGCACAGGTCGATTTCGGGGAGGCGATGGGAATGCCCGGCTTCGGCTACGGCTACCAGTGGTGGACCTATCCCGGCGGCAATTTCGGGGCGCAGGGCATCTTCGGGCAATCCGTCACGATCATGCCGTCACAGGACCTCGTCGTCGCGATCCTGAGCAATTGGCCAAAGGCCAGCGACCGCGCGCAGTCGATGGAACGGCTCGGCCTGCTCGCAGCTATTGCCGCGGGCGCCGGTACGGCGGACTGA